One window from the genome of Choloepus didactylus isolate mChoDid1 chromosome 2, mChoDid1.pri, whole genome shotgun sequence encodes:
- the LOC119517489 gene encoding protein S100-A7-like, whose amino-acid sequence MNSTAAEKTILSLIDLFHKYTGKDDKIEKENFLKMLKENFPNFLRACEQKGTDYLTHVFEEKDKNKDKKIDFSEILSFLGDVATDYHNQSHGAPPCSGGNK is encoded by the exons atGAACAGCACTGCAGCTGAGAAGACCATACTGAGCTTGATTGATCTATTTCACAAATACACTGGGAAAGATGATAAGATAGAGAAGGaaaactttttgaagatgttGAAGGAGAATTTCCCCAATTTCCTGAGAGCCTGT GAGCAAAAGGGTACAGATTACTTGACTCATGTCTTTGAGGAAAAGGACAAGAATAAGGATAAGAAGATCGACTTTTCTGAGATCCTCTCCTTTCTGGGGGATGTAGCCACTGACTACCACAATCAGAGCCACGGGGCACCACCCTGTTCTGGGGGAAACAAGTGA